The Halalkalibacter krulwichiae genome has a segment encoding these proteins:
- a CDS encoding dicarboxylate/amino acid:cation symporter — translation MSLTKKIIIALVLGVVVGLGFNALAPNLFEPVDAYFLTPLGQIFLKLITMLVVPLVFFSIVLGAAGMGDTKKLGRIGSKTVGFYMITTAIAISLAFAIALLIQPGQEGLMADGDAHYEAQEPPPVIETLLNIIPTNPISALATGEMLQIIFFAVMIGFALAHLGEKTKGIYRIFEQGNDIMMYLVTVAMKLAPYGAFALIASALGKQGFDALSSMGIYMFCVILALVLHATIVYSGVVYFLGKMNPIQFFKNFFPAMTVAFSTSSSNATLPISMKTAQERLGVSKPISGFVQPLGATINMDGTAIMQAVATVFIAQVFAVPLTFGDLVTVVLIATLASIGTAGVPGVGMIMLAMVLQSVNVPVEGIALVLAVDRILDMLRTALNITGDAACAVFVERSEGGKEEAKESTV, via the coding sequence GTGAGTTTAACGAAAAAAATTATTATTGCTCTTGTATTAGGGGTAGTCGTTGGACTAGGTTTCAATGCTTTAGCACCAAATTTATTCGAACCAGTTGATGCCTACTTCTTAACGCCACTTGGGCAAATTTTCTTAAAGTTAATTACGATGTTAGTTGTTCCGCTCGTTTTCTTTTCAATTGTCCTCGGGGCAGCAGGAATGGGAGACACTAAAAAATTAGGACGAATCGGATCGAAAACAGTTGGGTTCTACATGATCACGACCGCTATCGCGATTAGTCTTGCCTTTGCCATTGCATTATTAATCCAGCCAGGACAAGAGGGATTAATGGCAGACGGGGATGCTCACTATGAAGCACAAGAGCCACCACCGGTCATTGAGACATTATTAAACATCATACCTACAAATCCAATTAGTGCACTAGCAACAGGAGAAATGCTGCAAATCATTTTCTTTGCTGTGATGATTGGATTTGCTCTTGCGCACCTTGGAGAAAAGACAAAAGGGATATACCGCATCTTTGAGCAAGGAAATGACATTATGATGTACCTTGTAACAGTTGCGATGAAACTTGCACCATACGGGGCGTTCGCTCTAATTGCATCAGCGCTTGGAAAGCAAGGGTTTGATGCATTGTCTTCAATGGGAATCTATATGTTCTGTGTCATTTTAGCGCTTGTGCTACATGCGACAATCGTCTATTCAGGGGTTGTATATTTCTTAGGGAAGATGAATCCAATTCAATTCTTTAAAAATTTCTTCCCTGCGATGACCGTTGCTTTTAGTACATCGAGTAGTAATGCGACGTTACCGATTTCGATGAAAACGGCGCAAGAAAGATTAGGGGTTTCAAAACCAATCTCTGGTTTTGTTCAGCCGCTTGGTGCAACGATTAACATGGATGGTACTGCGATTATGCAAGCTGTTGCTACCGTGTTCATCGCTCAAGTTTTCGCCGTTCCGTTAACATTTGGTGACTTGGTCACGGTCGTATTAATTGCGACACTTGCTAGTATCGGGACAGCTGGGGTTCCAGGAGTTGGAATGATCATGCTTGCGATGGTCTTGCAATCTGTTAACGTACCAGTTGAAGGGATCGCGCTTGTTTTAGCGGTTGACCGTATTCTAGATATGCTTCGTACTGCATTAAACATTACTGGAGATGCTGCATGTGCGGTGTTTGTCGAACGTAGTGAAGGCGGGAAAGAAGAAGCAAAAGAATCGACAGTGTAA
- a CDS encoding DMT family transporter, whose translation MNKKAFFLAFITILIWGSTFAAIRASLHGGYSAGHLVLVRYLIASVFFLIIALWPGVTFRLPKKEDLLKIFVLGLIGISVYHIGVTFGELTISAGTAGMLIGSAPIFTSIIAVIVLKERLGIGGWIGLAVGFIGIFVITLGTGGSSFQLAEGVFYVLAAAIATSVFFVFQKPLLTRYSAIEIMAYFTWIGTLPFLMFAPGLFETLQTATLEAHLSAIYTGLFPAGIAYITWTIALSMSNASSVGSMMYLEPAVAILVAWVWLQELPSTLSIIGGVIALSGVLLVSLLSRNKSTVEMQKAS comes from the coding sequence GTGAACAAAAAAGCCTTTTTCTTAGCCTTTATAACAATTCTTATTTGGGGCTCAACGTTTGCGGCGATTCGTGCCAGTTTACATGGCGGTTATTCTGCCGGTCATTTAGTGCTTGTTCGATATTTAATTGCATCGGTCTTCTTTCTTATCATTGCTCTTTGGCCAGGTGTGACATTTCGTTTACCGAAAAAAGAGGATCTGTTAAAAATTTTCGTGCTCGGCTTAATTGGAATAAGTGTGTATCACATTGGTGTCACGTTCGGAGAATTAACAATTTCGGCTGGAACGGCCGGAATGTTGATTGGCTCTGCACCGATATTCACGTCGATTATTGCCGTCATTGTTTTAAAGGAACGCTTAGGAATCGGTGGGTGGATTGGACTTGCCGTAGGGTTTATCGGTATTTTTGTTATTACACTCGGTACTGGTGGTTCTTCTTTTCAGTTGGCTGAAGGTGTCTTTTACGTCTTAGCAGCTGCGATTGCCACTTCGGTTTTTTTCGTTTTTCAGAAACCACTGCTTACACGTTACTCAGCAATTGAAATTATGGCTTATTTCACCTGGATTGGAACATTGCCTTTTCTCATGTTCGCTCCAGGACTTTTTGAAACATTACAAACGGCCACACTTGAAGCACATTTATCAGCGATTTACACAGGTCTATTCCCTGCTGGCATTGCCTACATTACATGGACCATTGCGCTTTCAATGAGCAATGCAAGCTCTGTTGGCAGCATGATGTACCTTGAACCAGCTGTAGCGATTCTCGTTGCTTGGGTATGGCTACAGGAGTTACCAAGCACCCTTTCCATTATCGGTGGCGTCATTGCCCTTTCTGGTGTTTTGCTTGTCAGCTTACTTAGTCGAAACAAATCGACCGTTGAAATGCAAAAAGCCTCTTAA
- a CDS encoding SGNH/GDSL hydrolase family protein, with amino-acid sequence MKNFFYYATIVLSFVIILVGHFHYQQKLEVQAETLHMSESIIEVEVPTEKAKARPDVDWELGGILEELTKEHEDEKELSITVLGSSSLSSISYSNTWPKLLVQDLRPVLDDHQLNLTVIDVHQSTSDSVVNGSYMETLLKSEPDLLLIDPFSHNDFDNLSMKESIENLNELIDKLEKELDAQIIFLSPSPLLSEEKFAEHVKKLKKELEDQDYLYADHWKAWPKSDDDDIKTYVKDDMPTKKGHELIAESLRGYLLK; translated from the coding sequence ATGAAAAATTTCTTTTACTACGCAACGATTGTCTTAAGCTTTGTCATCATCTTAGTCGGTCACTTCCACTATCAACAAAAATTAGAAGTACAAGCCGAGACGTTGCACATGTCTGAATCAATTATCGAGGTCGAAGTCCCAACTGAAAAAGCGAAAGCCAGGCCTGATGTCGACTGGGAGCTTGGGGGGATACTAGAAGAGCTAACTAAAGAACACGAAGATGAAAAAGAGCTCTCCATCACGGTGTTAGGCTCCTCTTCTCTTTCCAGCATTTCTTATTCAAACACTTGGCCAAAGCTACTCGTCCAAGACTTACGACCGGTACTCGATGACCATCAATTGAACTTAACCGTCATTGACGTCCATCAATCAACATCTGATTCAGTTGTGAACGGTTCATACATGGAAACTCTTCTAAAAAGTGAACCCGATCTTCTATTAATTGACCCGTTTTCGCACAACGATTTTGACAATCTATCGATGAAAGAATCGATCGAGAATTTGAACGAACTCATTGATAAATTAGAAAAGGAATTAGACGCACAAATTATTTTCCTCTCACCATCCCCTCTTCTAAGTGAAGAGAAATTTGCTGAACATGTGAAAAAGCTTAAGAAAGAATTAGAAGACCAAGATTACCTATATGCTGATCACTGGAAAGCTTGGCCAAAATCAGATGACGATGACATCAAAACATATGTAAAAGACGACATGCCAACTAAAAAAGGTCACGAATTGATCGCAGAATCGTTACGAGGCTATTTACTGAAATAG
- a CDS encoding ferredoxin — MAAYTIVDQETCIACGACGATAPELFDYNDEGIAFAILDENKGLTEVPEDLEEDLEDAGEGCPTDSIKISSNPFICTPEKTLIK, encoded by the coding sequence TTGGCTGCTTATACAATAGTGGATCAAGAGACATGTATCGCATGTGGTGCGTGTGGAGCAACCGCACCAGAACTATTCGATTATAACGACGAAGGGATTGCGTTTGCAATCCTCGATGAAAATAAAGGATTAACAGAAGTACCTGAGGATTTAGAAGAAGATCTTGAAGATGCTGGAGAAGGTTGCCCAACAGACTCAATTAAGATTTCGTCTAACCCTTTTATATGCACACCAGAAAAAACGTTAATAAAGTAA
- a CDS encoding BCCT family transporter has translation MNSKKTVFYTSLAISLGLISLGVFMPNKLQSFSDSSLHFIYDNLGWFILVSVFIFFAFCMFIGLSKFGHIRLGDDSDRPEFKTATWISMLFSASIGISLVFWGVAEPVSYYIDPPFGTPSSEESAKLAMQFVYLHWGVSAWACYALVGVSLAFFQFRKKLPASLSSVFYPLVGDKIRGPFGKAIDVIVILSIVIGIATSLGFGTLQVNSGINVLWGLPITINTQVIIIGIVTCIYIASTVSGLQGAMKHLSNLNMGLAFALLAFVLLFGPTQAVFKIFFQGVGDYVQNFISLSFRTEPYNDGSWIASWTLFYFGWWIAWAPLVGSFVARISKGRTIKEFMLGAVFIPVIGSFFWFAVMGGSAIHFIQNMGETALATAVSTDVTSALFRFFEYFPMTSFLSILAMVLVLIFFITSANSAVFVLGMISENGNPHPSHVTKIIWGMVVAGISIVLIMTGGLAGLQSALVATSLPLAILMLIMCYSTYKGLKQELLLTKPERGEEERPLRRKVN, from the coding sequence ATGAATAGTAAGAAAACGGTCTTCTATACCTCGTTAGCTATTAGTCTAGGTTTAATAAGTCTAGGGGTATTCATGCCAAACAAGTTGCAGAGTTTTTCTGATTCATCGCTTCATTTCATTTATGACAATTTAGGTTGGTTTATTTTAGTAAGTGTTTTTATATTCTTTGCGTTCTGTATGTTCATTGGACTTTCTAAGTTTGGTCATATTCGCTTAGGTGATGATTCTGATCGTCCTGAATTCAAGACGGCTACTTGGATTAGCATGTTGTTTAGTGCATCAATTGGGATTAGTCTTGTGTTTTGGGGCGTGGCAGAGCCAGTTTCCTACTATATTGATCCTCCATTTGGTACACCGTCTTCTGAGGAATCTGCTAAACTCGCAATGCAGTTCGTTTACTTACATTGGGGGGTGTCTGCTTGGGCTTGTTATGCTCTGGTAGGAGTTTCATTAGCCTTCTTCCAATTTAGAAAAAAGTTACCTGCCTCATTGAGCTCTGTTTTTTATCCATTAGTAGGGGATAAAATTAGAGGACCATTTGGAAAGGCAATTGATGTCATAGTAATTCTTTCAATTGTTATAGGAATTGCAACCTCGCTTGGATTTGGTACTTTACAAGTTAACAGCGGAATAAATGTGCTTTGGGGCTTGCCAATAACGATTAATACTCAAGTAATTATTATTGGGATAGTGACCTGTATATATATTGCTTCAACGGTTTCAGGGCTACAAGGAGCGATGAAGCACCTTTCCAATTTAAATATGGGACTGGCTTTTGCTCTGTTAGCATTCGTTCTTTTATTTGGACCGACACAAGCCGTTTTCAAAATCTTTTTTCAAGGAGTAGGAGATTATGTCCAGAATTTTATTAGTCTCTCTTTTAGGACAGAGCCCTATAATGATGGTTCTTGGATCGCTAGCTGGACATTGTTTTATTTTGGATGGTGGATTGCTTGGGCACCGCTTGTCGGAAGCTTTGTTGCCAGAATATCAAAAGGTAGAACCATCAAAGAATTCATGTTGGGAGCCGTCTTTATTCCTGTTATAGGTTCTTTCTTTTGGTTTGCTGTTATGGGAGGATCGGCGATTCATTTTATTCAAAATATGGGAGAAACAGCTTTAGCAACTGCTGTATCAACTGATGTGACATCTGCGCTATTTAGGTTCTTTGAATACTTCCCAATGACTTCATTTTTAAGTATTTTAGCAATGGTACTAGTGCTTATCTTTTTTATTACCTCGGCCAATTCAGCTGTGTTTGTACTAGGAATGATTAGTGAGAATGGTAATCCACACCCATCACATGTAACGAAAATCATTTGGGGAATGGTGGTCGCTGGAATTTCAATTGTCCTTATTATGACAGGTGGTTTAGCGGGCCTACAATCAGCTTTAGTTGCTACCTCTTTGCCTCTGGCCATTTTAATGTTAATTATGTGTTACTCGACATATAAGGGATTGAAGCAAGAACTACTATTAACCAAGCCAGAAAGAGGGGAAGAGGAAAGACCTTTAAGACGAAAAGTTAACTAA
- a CDS encoding aldehyde dehydrogenase family protein, translated as MSKLVHNQNSTKTFLLINGNKVEAEKYESLFSPFSGEEIAQIAMADNQLTEEAITAAYNARDIMAKMPAYKRAEILEKVAILLKEKAEEAAEIISRESAKPIVFARGEVERTIETYKFSAEEAKRIHGETIPFDAAVGGVGRIGYTLREPIGVIGAITPFNFPMNLVAHKVGPAIAAGNTVVLKPASQTPLSALFIAELFEEAGLPAGVLNVVTGPGGVVGDAIVEDDRVSMVTFTGSPSVGIGIRNKAGLKKTTLELGSNSALIIDKNINIDEIVDRCIMGAFSNQGQVCISLQRVYAHEDVYEEFVEKFTEAAKKLKIGDPLDPETYISALISRKEAERVLDWIEETKSSTATITAGGNLKEGILEPTIIAGADSSLKVSCQEAFAPVVIVNKVRSVKEAIEQVNDSRFGLQAGIYTNDVRTALYASQALHVGGVIINDVPTYRVDQMPYGGVKESGTGREGIGYAIEEMTELKLVVWNQSENG; from the coding sequence ATGAGTAAATTAGTTCATAACCAAAATTCGACAAAGACGTTCTTATTAATCAATGGAAATAAAGTAGAAGCAGAAAAGTACGAATCTCTATTTTCCCCGTTTTCCGGAGAGGAAATTGCGCAGATCGCAATGGCAGACAATCAACTAACAGAAGAAGCCATTACCGCTGCTTACAATGCACGAGATATCATGGCAAAAATGCCTGCCTATAAGCGAGCTGAAATTCTTGAAAAAGTAGCCATTCTTTTAAAAGAAAAAGCAGAGGAAGCCGCAGAAATAATCTCTCGTGAATCAGCTAAACCAATCGTGTTTGCTAGAGGAGAAGTAGAAAGAACAATTGAAACGTACAAATTCTCAGCTGAAGAAGCAAAAAGAATACATGGTGAGACGATTCCTTTTGATGCTGCAGTTGGCGGTGTAGGAAGAATTGGATATACATTAAGAGAGCCTATAGGAGTAATTGGGGCGATTACACCTTTTAATTTCCCTATGAATCTTGTTGCACATAAAGTTGGGCCTGCGATTGCAGCTGGTAATACCGTTGTACTAAAACCAGCCTCTCAAACTCCTTTATCTGCTTTATTTATTGCAGAGCTGTTTGAAGAAGCTGGACTTCCAGCAGGAGTACTAAATGTCGTTACTGGCCCAGGAGGAGTGGTTGGTGATGCGATTGTCGAGGACGATCGTGTGAGCATGGTTACATTTACAGGTAGCCCGAGCGTCGGAATAGGTATTCGAAATAAAGCAGGCTTAAAAAAGACCACTTTAGAGCTTGGTTCTAATTCTGCACTTATTATCGATAAAAACATTAACATTGATGAAATTGTTGATCGCTGCATCATGGGTGCCTTTTCTAACCAAGGTCAAGTTTGTATTTCTTTACAGCGTGTTTATGCTCATGAAGACGTGTATGAGGAATTTGTTGAAAAGTTTACTGAGGCAGCGAAGAAGCTTAAAATTGGTGATCCGCTTGATCCAGAAACATATATTTCAGCTTTGATTTCACGAAAAGAAGCAGAACGTGTACTTGATTGGATTGAAGAAACGAAAAGTAGCACAGCAACAATTACAGCGGGCGGAAACCTAAAAGAAGGTATTCTTGAACCAACGATCATTGCAGGTGCAGATTCTTCGTTAAAGGTATCCTGCCAAGAAGCATTCGCTCCAGTTGTCATTGTTAATAAAGTTCGTTCTGTGAAGGAAGCGATTGAGCAAGTCAATGATTCTCGTTTTGGATTGCAAGCAGGAATCTATACAAATGATGTAAGAACCGCCTTGTATGCATCACAAGCATTGCATGTCGGTGGAGTCATAATTAACGATGTCCCTACGTATCGAGTGGATCAAATGCCATATGGCGGTGTAAAAGAAAGTGGAACAGGGCGTGAAGGAATAGGTTATGCCATCGAAGAAATGACAGAATTGAAGTTAGTTGTTTGGAATCAAAGTGAGAACGGGTGA
- a CDS encoding aromatic ring-hydroxylating oxygenase subunit alpha, with protein sequence MAYNKVENATNRIYERTLTYDKYTDPAVLEKEMDLIFSKSWQLVGHVSQLEKVGDFFTTEVAKEPIIVTRGNDEVIRAFYNVCPHRATKLEKSESGKKKILQCSYHGWTFKLDGKLNKAPNFKGEDEACVQDACLRSVRMEILESLIFVNLDDEAKPLNESYGDFFDRLGKFPFLNELKRTNQKTRVIKANWKAFIDNYLECDHCHVAHPSFVSALDMNDYQIITCENYSLQGSVVIPDKNYGTVDLNKAEMQGGSFFWLWPNLMVTIYPGPGNMATIQMLPIDHETTLAVYTYYFRDENLTQEEKDLVTFAEQVRQEDVELVELEQIGFRSRAFNKGNYSSSEKAIVQFHEMVLEALNE encoded by the coding sequence ATGGCTTATAACAAAGTAGAAAATGCAACAAATCGCATATATGAAAGAACATTGACGTATGACAAGTACACCGATCCGGCCGTGCTTGAGAAAGAAATGGATTTAATTTTCTCAAAGAGTTGGCAGTTAGTAGGTCATGTTAGTCAGTTAGAAAAAGTAGGAGATTTTTTCACGACAGAGGTGGCGAAAGAGCCCATTATTGTGACTCGAGGCAACGATGAAGTCATTAGAGCTTTTTATAATGTATGTCCGCACCGTGCAACAAAGCTGGAAAAAAGTGAATCAGGTAAGAAGAAAATTCTTCAATGCTCATACCATGGTTGGACATTCAAACTCGATGGAAAATTAAATAAAGCCCCGAACTTCAAAGGCGAAGATGAAGCTTGTGTACAAGATGCGTGCTTACGTTCCGTTCGAATGGAAATTTTGGAATCGCTTATCTTTGTCAATTTGGATGATGAAGCGAAGCCCCTAAATGAATCATATGGTGATTTCTTCGACCGTTTAGGAAAGTTCCCATTCCTAAATGAATTGAAGAGAACCAATCAAAAGACAAGAGTCATTAAGGCCAATTGGAAAGCGTTTATCGACAATTATTTAGAATGTGATCATTGTCATGTCGCTCATCCAAGTTTTGTTTCTGCGCTTGATATGAATGACTACCAAATTATTACTTGCGAGAACTATTCTCTACAAGGTTCTGTCGTTATACCAGATAAAAACTATGGAACAGTTGATTTAAATAAAGCTGAAATGCAAGGTGGCTCCTTTTTCTGGTTATGGCCAAATCTGATGGTGACGATTTACCCTGGACCAGGGAATATGGCTACCATTCAGATGTTACCGATTGATCATGAAACAACTTTGGCTGTGTACACTTATTACTTCCGAGATGAGAACTTGACTCAGGAAGAAAAAGATTTGGTTACATTTGCTGAACAGGTCCGTCAAGAAGATGTAGAGCTTGTAGAGTTAGAGCAAATTGGTTTCCGTTCACGTGCCTTTAATAAAGGCAATTATTCTTCATCTGAAAAAGCGATTGTACAATTTCACGAAATGGTATTGGAGGCCCTTAATGAGTAA
- a CDS encoding AEC family transporter, whose amino-acid sequence MNGEFLNIILIIALGYLLKRFNILQEKDGAVIAKLIFKVTLPALVIVTFNTVQLEPSLIVLPMIVLLYGVATAALGLLVFKNEERELKGSFLMLSSGWNVGLFAFPLIFAIWGMYGITYFGMYDVGASFIVFGVAYILGSYFSEAGLSLKPIGIVKKLLTSIPLMTYIIAMTLNYSNILLPESFINMAEIISAANVPLSLLLLGIYLNFRFEKQFIRPVLKFLTFRYSLGLLVGVSLYFLLPYDEMFRYTIMIGLLLPVAASPLAFAVEFNYSTNSIRLIATISNITIMVSIVILYLFSNFIL is encoded by the coding sequence ATGAATGGTGAATTTTTAAACATTATTTTGATTATCGCACTTGGATATTTACTAAAACGTTTTAATATTCTGCAAGAAAAAGATGGTGCTGTCATTGCGAAGTTGATCTTCAAAGTAACGCTGCCAGCTCTAGTAATCGTAACGTTCAATACCGTTCAATTGGAACCGTCGCTTATCGTATTGCCGATGATTGTGCTCTTATACGGAGTCGCAACAGCAGCACTTGGTCTTCTCGTCTTTAAAAATGAAGAAAGGGAACTGAAAGGATCATTCTTAATGCTTTCGTCCGGATGGAATGTCGGGTTGTTTGCTTTCCCGCTTATTTTTGCGATTTGGGGGATGTATGGGATAACGTATTTTGGAATGTATGATGTTGGTGCTTCGTTCATCGTATTTGGTGTGGCATACATTTTAGGGAGTTATTTTTCAGAAGCAGGGCTCAGTTTGAAGCCGATTGGGATTGTGAAAAAGCTTCTAACCTCGATTCCTTTGATGACGTATATCATTGCTATGACTCTTAATTACAGCAATATTTTATTGCCAGAGTCATTCATTAACATGGCGGAAATTATCTCTGCTGCGAATGTCCCGTTATCTTTGTTGTTGTTAGGAATCTATTTGAATTTTCGTTTTGAAAAACAATTTATTCGACCAGTTTTGAAATTTCTCACCTTCCGTTATAGTCTAGGATTGTTAGTAGGGGTGAGCTTATACTTTCTCTTACCATATGATGAAATGTTTCGGTATACGATCATGATTGGTCTCTTGCTTCCGGTTGCAGCATCGCCGCTTGCATTTGCTGTTGAGTTTAACTATAGTACGAACTCGATCCGCTTGATTGCAACGATTTCAAACATTACGATCATGGTTAGCATTGTGATTTTGTATTTGTTTTCCAATTTCATTTTATAA
- a CDS encoding LacI family DNA-binding transcriptional regulator: MRKKATIQDVADLAGVSKATVSKFINNTPYVSQKTKKKIEEAIKTLQFQPNSVARGLVKKSTKLIGLVVSNYESMLNMELIKAVEAEAAKYQFSVVLFSTNDEERHERELPEVLVNKYEHLDGIILANVRKEGVELDKFKQTFQHIVLLHRHIPNSAFDYVVIDGYQGGRIAAEHLVSLGHKKMAMITGPREIYQFQERIRGFNDVLQENGLHQDFLVVRSGQTVEEGLTAAKKVLIRPNAPTAIFASTDVMALGVLEAARDVGLNVPCDLSVIGFDNIYFSKFAAVPLTTIDARMRDLGEMAVRLLIERLEGRTKEGVRKIELSPNLVKRESCKERKHPIQRS; the protein is encoded by the coding sequence GTGAGAAAAAAAGCGACGATTCAAGATGTTGCCGATCTAGCGGGGGTATCAAAGGCAACGGTTTCTAAATTTATAAATAACACTCCGTATGTTTCACAGAAGACAAAGAAGAAAATTGAGGAGGCAATTAAGACTCTTCAGTTTCAGCCCAATAGTGTAGCGAGGGGGTTAGTTAAAAAGTCAACGAAGCTGATAGGTCTTGTTGTTTCTAATTATGAAAGCATGTTGAACATGGAGTTGATCAAGGCGGTGGAGGCTGAGGCGGCGAAGTATCAATTCAGCGTTGTGTTGTTTAGTACGAATGATGAGGAGCGTCATGAGCGTGAGCTGCCGGAAGTGTTAGTGAATAAATACGAGCATTTAGATGGCATCATTTTAGCGAATGTCAGAAAAGAAGGGGTCGAGCTAGATAAGTTTAAGCAAACCTTTCAGCACATTGTTTTGCTGCACCGTCACATTCCAAATAGTGCTTTTGATTATGTCGTCATTGATGGCTATCAAGGTGGGCGAATCGCAGCAGAGCATTTAGTAAGTCTTGGACATAAGAAAATGGCGATGATCACAGGGCCGCGTGAAATCTATCAGTTCCAAGAGCGAATACGAGGCTTCAACGATGTGCTGCAGGAGAATGGACTTCATCAAGATTTTCTTGTTGTTCGGAGCGGTCAAACTGTTGAGGAAGGCCTCACTGCTGCGAAAAAGGTGCTCATTCGACCAAATGCCCCGACGGCGATTTTTGCAAGTACGGATGTGATGGCTCTTGGGGTGCTGGAGGCTGCAAGAGATGTAGGCTTGAACGTACCTTGCGATTTATCTGTCATTGGATTTGATAATATTTATTTTTCGAAGTTCGCAGCGGTTCCATTAACAACGATTGACGCACGAATGAGAGATTTAGGGGAGATGGCCGTGCGGCTTTTAATAGAACGACTTGAAGGAAGAACGAAAGAGGGCGTCCGCAAGATTGAGCTTTCCCCGAATTTAGTAAAACGGGAATCGTGCAAGGAACGTAAACACCCGATTCAAAGGAGTTAA
- a CDS encoding AbgT family transporter, whose protein sequence is MKNSKEKGFVLRSLDTIEVVGNKLPHPVTLFFYFAITVVVLSAVFSAFGLQVNDPVNEGEVLTVKNLLSAEGIEYMFMNAVANFTGFAPLGTVLVTMLGIGIAERSGLISAALRGLVTSVPKQLMTAALVFGGIMSSMAADAGYVVLTPLGAVLFAGLGRHPLAGLAAAFAGVSAGYSANLLLTSLDPLLGSLTQEAAATLNPAYAESMNYAMNYYFMIVSVFVLTLVGTFVTEKIVEPRLGTYKGAITDQVDYLSSVEKKGLWGALIAFLATCAALALLIVPEWGPLRGEDGAIINSPFFSSLVPVILLMFFIPGFVYGKITKSIKNDKDVADQLSDTMATMGAYIVLAFAAGQFVAYFNETNLGRILAIKGAEFLETTGFTGIPLIITFIVVAGFINLFIGSASAKWAIMAPVFVPMMMGIGYSPELTQMAYRIADSTTNVISPLMPYFAIVIAFAQKYDKKIGIGTLISTMLPYSIAFTIIWVLMLIVWMLFGIDLGPGSPIYYQP, encoded by the coding sequence ATGAAAAATTCAAAAGAGAAAGGGTTCGTACTTCGCTCTTTAGATACAATTGAAGTGGTAGGGAATAAGCTTCCGCACCCTGTCACGCTGTTCTTTTATTTTGCGATAACCGTTGTCGTATTGTCAGCTGTATTCTCGGCATTTGGGTTACAGGTGAATGATCCGGTTAATGAAGGGGAAGTTCTGACCGTTAAAAACTTACTATCGGCAGAAGGTATTGAATACATGTTCATGAATGCTGTAGCAAACTTCACAGGGTTTGCTCCGCTCGGAACGGTCCTTGTGACAATGCTTGGGATTGGGATTGCTGAGCGCTCAGGTTTAATTAGTGCTGCTCTTCGTGGACTTGTGACATCTGTTCCAAAACAGTTAATGACTGCCGCGCTTGTCTTTGGTGGAATTATGTCAAGTATGGCTGCTGATGCAGGCTATGTTGTGCTAACACCGCTTGGGGCTGTGCTATTTGCCGGGCTTGGGCGTCACCCGCTCGCAGGTCTAGCTGCGGCGTTTGCAGGGGTATCAGCTGGTTATAGTGCGAACTTATTGTTAACATCGCTTGACCCGCTACTCGGTTCATTAACGCAAGAAGCTGCAGCAACGTTAAATCCAGCTTACGCGGAATCAATGAACTATGCGATGAACTACTATTTCATGATTGTCTCTGTTTTTGTCTTAACGCTTGTCGGGACATTTGTAACAGAGAAAATTGTAGAACCGCGCCTTGGAACTTATAAAGGAGCGATAACGGATCAAGTTGATTATTTGTCATCTGTTGAGAAAAAAGGGTTATGGGGCGCATTAATTGCCTTTTTAGCTACATGTGCTGCTTTAGCTCTATTAATTGTGCCAGAGTGGGGACCGCTTCGTGGTGAAGATGGAGCGATTATAAATTCGCCATTTTTCTCTTCCCTTGTTCCTGTCATTTTACTAATGTTCTTTATCCCTGGTTTTGTTTATGGGAAGATTACGAAGTCAATTAAAAATGATAAGGACGTTGCCGATCAGCTATCTGATACGATGGCAACGATGGGAGCTTACATTGTTCTAGCCTTTGCTGCTGGTCAATTTGTTGCCTACTTTAATGAAACGAACTTAGGCCGTATTTTAGCGATTAAAGGGGCCGAGTTTTTAGAAACAACAGGATTCACAGGAATTCCATTAATTATTACGTTTATTGTCGTTGCTGGTTTTATCAACTTATTCATCGGAAGTGCGTCAGCCAAATGGGCGATTATGGCACCAGTGTTCGTACCGATGATGATGGGAATCGGATACTCGCCTGAATTAACACAAATGGCGTACCGGATTGCCGACTCAACAACAAACGTAATCTCGCCTCTAATGCCATACTTTGCCATCGTGATCGCTTTTGCGCAAAAGTATGATAAGAAAATTGGAATTGGAACATTAATTTCAACGATGCTTCCATACTCGATTGCCTTTACAATTATTTGGGTATTGATGTTAATCGTTTGGATGTTGTTCGGTATTGATTTAGGACCTGGTTCTCCGATCTATTATCAACCATAG